The following coding sequences are from one Ignavibacteria bacterium window:
- a CDS encoding conjugal transfer protein TraR gives MATKSDPKKVKKTAAEKPKAAKTVAKSSSGKSNGTAKTAAVKKAGKAAVKDKEQPRKKAVQTKVKDTMKKDKKKETAKEKGTIKSNKLAVKEGQITVNEQRPAHQDSNSTEVMVTSPKKNVRKIKGYGKEDLEYFKKIILDKRNEIIEQLQNLREQMMDPTTGQYVNENSPYSLHMAEQGTDAMEREKIFLWAQRENKFLGYLDDALHRIENGTYGICIECIDEPQNLCPTCPLIAKERLAAVPHSQLCLPVKQRQEKK, from the coding sequence ATGGCAACTAAATCTGACCCTAAAAAAGTAAAGAAGACTGCGGCAGAAAAACCTAAGGCGGCTAAGACTGTTGCAAAAAGCAGTTCAGGTAAAAGTAACGGTACTGCAAAGACTGCTGCGGTTAAAAAGGCAGGAAAGGCTGCTGTTAAAGACAAGGAACAGCCCAGGAAAAAAGCAGTTCAAACTAAAGTTAAGGATACTATGAAAAAGGATAAGAAAAAGGAAACCGCAAAGGAAAAGGGAACTATAAAGTCCAATAAGCTTGCGGTTAAGGAAGGCCAGATTACGGTAAATGAACAAAGGCCTGCTCACCAGGATAGTAATTCGACCGAAGTCATGGTTACTTCACCGAAGAAAAACGTGCGCAAAATAAAGGGGTACGGCAAAGAGGATCTTGAGTATTTCAAGAAAATTATTCTTGACAAGCGCAATGAAATCATTGAACAGCTTCAGAACCTGCGCGAGCAGATGATGGACCCTACAACAGGGCAGTATGTAAATGAGAATTCTCCCTACTCGCTGCACATGGCAGAGCAGGGTACTGATGCCATGGAAAGAGAAAAGATCTTCCTCTGGGCTCAGAGGGAAAACAAGTTCCTGGGATACCTGGACGACGCTCTTCACAGAATTGAAAACGGTACCTACGGCATCTGTATTGAATGCATTGACGAGCCGCAGAACCTTTGCCCGACCTGTCCCTTGATTGCCAAGGAGCGCCTGGCAGCAGTTCCGCACAGCCAGCTGTGCCTGCCGGTAAAACAAAGACAGGAA
- a CDS encoding isoleucine--tRNA ligase has product MFKQNPEKINYSEIEERILKFWQDNSIFEKSVSSRSDNKPFTFYEGPPTANGKPGIHHVMARTLKDLVCRYKTLQGYQVHRKAGWDTHGLPVEIEVEKQLGIKNKSEIKDYGVEKYNKACRDSVFTYTDLWEKMTKRMGYWIRLEDAYVTCTNEYIESVWWALKTLFDKGLIYKDYKVVPQDPKSETVLSSHELALGYRETKDPSVYIVMKLKDSDLTKEGTTYFLVWTTTPWTLISNVALAVGPDIDYVKIKLKDDYLILAKSRLSVIEGEYEIVAEYKGTDLAGQEYEQLFHYVKPNKKAFFVIEADFVSTEDGSGIVHIAPAFGADDYEVSKKYDLPMLQPVTRSGLFTEQVTDFAGRFVKEADKDIILKLKEMGHLFKKETITHSYPFSWRHQDVPIIYYARESWFIRTTSIADKMVALNKQINWFPPEVGSGRFGNWLEENKDWALSRDRFWATPLPIWISDDGDMFAIGSIEELKEGFVEKDGRRTQVRDLENIDLHKPYVDEIFFERNGKLYKRTPELIDVWFDSGSMPFAQYHYPFENQETFKENFPADFICEGIDQTRGWFYTLHAISTMLFDSVAFKNLIVNELILDKNGMKMSKSKGNTVDPFALFDKYGADATRWYLVTTSPPWKPTLFDEEGIIEVQRKFFGTLINTYSFFALYANIDNFEFKEDLIPYKERPEIDRWIISKLSSVVSEYRELMDAYDVTKAARLVANFTIDQLSNWYVRRCRRRFWKSDMNKNKLSAYQTLYECLNTVSKLVSPFAPFLSEEIYRNLNDATGREKFESVHLSEFPVSSYYEKELEEKMDIAQKVVFIARSMRAKSNLKIRQPLLKIMVAVDKASRDAVTKMKDVILEEINVKDLVVLEDDSEIVNKSAKPNFKSIGPKFGKKANPVANAIRGFGKDEIIKLEKGGSVTVVLDGEEIAITAADVEIVSTEIQGWLVESEEGVTVALDTELNDELLSEGLAREFVNRVQNMRKDTGLEVTDKITISFKSEEGLRKAVLSFSDYIVSETLAGSLSSDAELKDGYSQDWEVGEYKCSISIKKMEA; this is encoded by the coding sequence ATGTTTAAGCAGAATCCTGAAAAAATAAATTATTCTGAAATAGAAGAGAGAATCTTAAAATTCTGGCAGGATAATAGTATCTTTGAGAAAAGTGTAAGTTCAAGAAGCGATAATAAACCTTTTACATTTTATGAAGGCCCTCCAACGGCAAACGGAAAACCGGGTATTCACCACGTTATGGCAAGAACCCTGAAAGACCTCGTCTGCCGTTATAAGACGCTTCAGGGCTATCAGGTTCACCGTAAGGCAGGCTGGGATACACACGGACTCCCGGTTGAAATTGAAGTAGAAAAGCAGCTCGGAATAAAAAATAAAAGCGAAATTAAAGACTACGGCGTAGAAAAGTACAATAAGGCATGCCGCGACTCTGTCTTTACCTATACAGACCTGTGGGAAAAAATGACCAAGCGTATGGGCTACTGGATCCGCCTTGAGGACGCTTATGTAACCTGTACAAATGAATATATAGAATCTGTCTGGTGGGCACTGAAAACCCTCTTTGATAAGGGGCTAATCTATAAGGATTATAAGGTCGTGCCGCAGGACCCGAAGTCTGAAACCGTGCTTTCATCGCACGAACTTGCCCTGGGCTACAGGGAAACAAAGGACCCTTCGGTGTATATCGTAATGAAACTGAAGGACTCAGATCTTACAAAGGAAGGCACAACCTACTTCCTCGTCTGGACGACAACCCCGTGGACGCTTATTTCAAACGTCGCCCTGGCCGTTGGACCCGACATTGATTACGTTAAAATTAAGCTTAAAGACGACTACCTCATACTTGCAAAGTCAAGGCTTTCGGTTATTGAAGGTGAATACGAGATAGTAGCAGAATACAAGGGAACTGACCTCGCCGGACAGGAATACGAGCAGCTTTTCCATTATGTAAAGCCTAACAAGAAAGCTTTCTTTGTTATTGAAGCAGACTTCGTCAGTACGGAAGACGGCTCGGGCATAGTTCACATTGCTCCTGCCTTTGGTGCCGATGACTATGAGGTTTCAAAGAAGTATGACCTTCCTATGCTTCAGCCTGTAACAAGAAGCGGGCTTTTTACAGAACAGGTAACAGACTTTGCAGGAAGATTTGTCAAGGAAGCAGACAAGGATATTATTCTGAAATTAAAGGAGATGGGCCACCTCTTTAAGAAAGAGACCATTACGCACTCCTATCCTTTCAGCTGGCGCCACCAGGATGTGCCGATCATCTATTATGCAAGAGAATCGTGGTTTATAAGGACTACCTCAATTGCAGACAAGATGGTTGCCCTTAACAAGCAGATTAACTGGTTCCCCCCTGAGGTTGGATCCGGGCGCTTCGGCAACTGGCTTGAAGAGAACAAGGACTGGGCTTTGTCACGCGACCGCTTCTGGGCTACACCGCTTCCGATCTGGATCAGCGACGACGGCGACATGTTTGCTATTGGAAGCATAGAAGAGCTTAAGGAAGGATTTGTGGAAAAAGACGGCAGGAGAACACAGGTCCGCGACCTGGAAAACATAGACCTGCACAAGCCTTATGTAGACGAGATCTTTTTTGAACGTAACGGAAAACTCTACAAGAGGACTCCTGAACTCATAGACGTATGGTTCGATTCAGGCTCAATGCCTTTTGCACAGTACCATTACCCGTTCGAAAACCAGGAAACTTTTAAGGAAAACTTCCCTGCGGACTTTATCTGCGAGGGAATTGACCAGACGAGAGGCTGGTTCTACACGCTGCATGCAATTTCAACCATGCTTTTTGACAGCGTTGCATTCAAGAACCTGATAGTAAATGAGCTCATTCTGGATAAAAACGGAATGAAAATGTCAAAGTCCAAAGGCAATACGGTAGATCCTTTTGCGCTTTTTGACAAGTACGGGGCAGACGCCACAAGGTGGTATCTTGTTACTACAAGCCCGCCATGGAAGCCGACCCTCTTTGACGAAGAAGGAATTATTGAAGTACAAAGGAAATTTTTTGGTACATTAATAAATACATATTCTTTCTTTGCATTATATGCTAATATTGATAACTTCGAGTTCAAGGAAGACCTGATCCCTTATAAAGAAAGGCCTGAAATAGACAGGTGGATCATCAGCAAGCTTTCCAGTGTTGTTTCCGAATACAGGGAACTCATGGATGCTTACGATGTGACAAAGGCTGCAAGGCTTGTGGCTAACTTTACCATAGACCAGCTTTCAAACTGGTACGTAAGACGCTGCCGCAGAAGATTCTGGAAATCCGATATGAATAAGAACAAGCTTTCGGCTTACCAGACACTCTATGAATGCCTCAACACAGTCTCAAAACTTGTCAGCCCGTTTGCTCCTTTCCTATCCGAGGAAATTTACAGGAACTTAAACGATGCAACAGGCAGAGAAAAATTTGAATCGGTTCACCTTTCAGAGTTTCCGGTCTCCAGCTATTACGAGAAGGAACTCGAAGAAAAGATGGATATCGCACAGAAAGTAGTGTTCATTGCCCGTTCAATGAGGGCCAAGTCTAATCTTAAGATCAGGCAGCCCCTCTTGAAGATTATGGTTGCAGTGGATAAAGCCAGCAGGGATGCTGTTACGAAAATGAAAGATGTGATACTTGAAGAGATTAATGTTAAAGATTTAGTTGTCCTTGAAGATGATTCGGAGATCGTGAATAAGTCGGCCAAACCTAATTTCAAATCCATTGGACCGAAATTCGGCAAAAAAGCTAACCCTGTGGCAAATGCAATAAGGGGTTTCGGAAAAGATGAAATCATAAAGCTTGAAAAAGGCGGCAGCGTAACGGTAGTCCTGGATGGAGAGGAAATAGCAATTACGGCAGCGGACGTGGAGATAGTGAGCACTGAAATTCAGGGCTGGCTTGTTGAATCGGAAGAAGGCGTAACGGTTGCTCTCGATACCGAGCTTAATGATGAACTTTTATCTGAAGGCCTGGCACGCGAATTTGTTAACAGAGTCCAGAACATGAGAAAGGATACGGGGCTTGAGGTTACTGACAAAATTACAATCAGCTTTAAGAGCGAAGAAGGCCTTAGAAAGGCGGTCCTCTCCTTCAGCGATTATATTGTCAGTGAAACCCTTGCCGGAAGCCTTAGTTCTGATGCTGAATTGAAGGACGGCTACTCCCAGGACTGGGAAGTAGGTGAATATAAATGTTCCATAAGTATTAAAAAGATGGAAGCTTAA
- a CDS encoding purine-nucleoside phosphorylase: MSELTERINETLKVIREKVSGDFEVGIILGTGLGGLVKEIKIEAEIEYGDLPHFPLSTVESHHGKLIFGSINGKKVVAMQGRFHYYEGYTMQQITYPVRVMKFLGVKTLLVSNACGGMNPLFRRGDIMLMTDHINLLGDNPLIGRNEDELGPRFPDMSEPYNHELIKLAEEIALENKIKVQKGVYVAVPGPNLETKAEYRFLRQTGADVVGMSTIPEDIIANHMGMRVLGFSIITDECFPDALKPVDIKEIIEAANKAEPKMTLIMKEVIKKL, translated from the coding sequence ATGAGCGAACTAACAGAAAGGATCAATGAAACTCTTAAGGTCATAAGGGAAAAAGTTTCCGGCGACTTTGAAGTTGGAATTATTCTCGGAACAGGTCTTGGCGGACTTGTTAAGGAAATTAAAATTGAAGCCGAAATTGAGTACGGCGACCTGCCTCATTTTCCTCTTTCAACTGTTGAATCGCACCACGGCAAGCTGATCTTCGGCTCCATTAATGGAAAGAAGGTCGTTGCCATGCAGGGACGCTTTCATTACTATGAAGGCTATACAATGCAGCAGATCACTTACCCAGTCAGGGTAATGAAATTCCTGGGGGTTAAGACCCTACTGGTCTCAAATGCATGCGGCGGAATGAACCCTCTTTTCAGGCGCGGCGACATTATGCTCATGACAGACCATATTAACCTCCTTGGCGATAACCCTTTAATAGGAAGAAATGAGGATGAGCTGGGACCCCGCTTCCCAGATATGAGCGAGCCTTATAATCATGAGCTCATTAAGCTTGCTGAAGAAATTGCGCTTGAAAACAAGATTAAGGTCCAGAAGGGCGTTTATGTTGCAGTTCCCGGCCCGAACCTTGAAACAAAGGCTGAGTACAGGTTCCTGCGCCAGACCGGTGCCGATGTGGTCGGTATGTCAACTATTCCGGAAGACATAATTGCAAACCATATGGGAATGAGGGTCCTGGGCTTCAGCATCATTACAGACGAGTGCTTCCCCGATGCCCTGAAACCGGTAGACATAAAGGAAATAATTGAAGCTGCAAACAAGGCCGAACCAAAGATGACTCTTATAATGAAAGAAGTCATTAAGAAATTATGA
- a CDS encoding DivIVA domain-containing protein: MKYTPLSIKSQEFKKVVRGYDKDEVHVYLERLAEEFEKLSAENETLKKDMEKANSQIAEFRKIEKNLQDTLLKAHESSSKAVESAKKQTALIMKESELKAQQIVEKAKSDADKIRNAVLALREERNLIIAKLKALLNSQAGLLEAKLEQAPKEKPAEKKTPEAEKLNLNIDDILEKLL; encoded by the coding sequence ATGAAATATACCCCCCTTAGCATAAAAAGCCAGGAATTTAAGAAGGTTGTGCGCGGCTATGATAAAGATGAGGTGCATGTATACCTTGAAAGGCTTGCCGAGGAATTTGAAAAACTCTCTGCTGAAAACGAAACCCTGAAAAAAGACATGGAAAAGGCCAATTCCCAAATAGCTGAATTCAGGAAAATTGAAAAGAACCTGCAGGACACCCTCCTGAAGGCCCATGAGTCATCTTCCAAGGCAGTTGAATCGGCAAAGAAACAGACGGCCTTAATTATGAAGGAATCTGAACTCAAGGCGCAGCAGATAGTTGAAAAAGCAAAAAGCGATGCCGACAAGATCCGCAACGCGGTTCTTGCCTTGAGGGAGGAAAGAAACCTGATAATAGCTAAACTAAAGGCGCTTCTGAACTCACAGGCGGGGCTCCTGGAGGCAAAGCTTGAACAGGCCCCTAAGGAAAAACCGGCTGAAAAGAAAACACCTGAGGCTGAAAAATTAAATCTTAACATAGACGATATACTGGAAAAACTACTATGA
- a CDS encoding YggS family pyridoxal phosphate-dependent enzyme, with amino-acid sequence MISENINIVRDKINSRCLSSGRKAGDVRLIAVSKNTGIDSICQALESGITDLGENKAQELTEKVPLIDKNVNWHFLGHLQTNKVKYVVPVAFLIHSVDSIRLAEEINRQAVKLGKVQQILLEVKTSEEATKYGVGNLEDLLSLASFCREAPGLSLQGLMTMAPFTDEEKLIRKSFSELRNLKVMLNERGFDLTELSMGMTHDYEIAIEEGATMLRVGTAIFGERDYTKSWREQ; translated from the coding sequence ATGATTTCGGAAAACATAAATATTGTAAGAGACAAAATTAACAGCAGGTGCCTGTCTTCCGGGCGTAAGGCCGGGGATGTGAGGCTTATTGCTGTTTCCAAGAATACCGGGATCGATTCCATCTGCCAGGCCTTGGAATCCGGAATTACCGATCTGGGTGAAAATAAGGCGCAGGAACTGACGGAAAAAGTGCCTCTTATTGACAAAAACGTGAACTGGCATTTCCTCGGACACCTTCAGACAAATAAAGTTAAATATGTCGTTCCTGTGGCTTTTTTGATCCATTCTGTCGATTCAATCCGTCTGGCTGAGGAAATTAACCGCCAGGCCGTGAAACTTGGTAAAGTCCAGCAAATCCTTCTGGAGGTCAAAACTTCCGAGGAAGCCACAAAATACGGCGTTGGTAACTTAGAGGACCTTCTAAGTCTTGCTTCTTTCTGCCGGGAGGCTCCGGGTCTCAGCCTTCAGGGGCTCATGACAATGGCACCTTTTACCGATGAAGAGAAGCTGATAAGGAAAAGTTTTTCTGAATTGCGTAACTTGAAGGTTATGCTGAATGAAAGGGGCTTTGATTTGACAGAGCTGTCAATGGGTATGACACATGATTATGAAATAGCTATAGAGGAAGGCGCAACAATGCTTAGAGTCGGAACTGCAATATTCGGAGAACGTGATTATACGAAAAGCTGGAGGGAGCAATGA
- a CDS encoding vitamin B12-dependent ribonucleotide reductase has product MIFNRVFTKQGEDPLSSFEFQKRTSEIKNPDGSIVFRMEDVMVPAGWSQVATDIIAQKYFRKAGVPKLLVKCNEKGVPHWLQPSKADEVKLSQLPEKERVTSETDARQVFQRLAGCWTYWGWKAGYFDKEEDAKTFYDELLYMLANQMAAPNSPQWFNTGIHWAYGIEGPSQGHFYVDYKTGKLTVSQDAYTHPQPHACFILSVKDDLVNEGGIMDLWTREARLFKYGSGTGSNFSNIRGASEPLSGGGKSSGLMSFLRIGDRSAGAIKSGGTTRRAAKMVTIDMDHPDIEEYINWKVVEEQKVASLVVGSRLCNIHLNKIMKACYDEHPENDRFNKKLNQKLKAAVLEARRALIPDNYIERVIQLAKLGFTSIEFPEYDTDWNSEAYATVSGQNSNNSIRVTNQFMRAVITDGNWDLVWRTEKKKAQEENRKPKGFKSLKARHLWDEIAYAAWASADPGLQFHTTINEWHTCPADGEIKASNPCSEYLFLDDTACNLASLNLVKFYDTETQKFNIEAYRHASRLWTVVLEISVLMAQFPSAEIAKKSYEFRTLGLGYANLGSLLMLQGIPYDSDQAFAICGALTAIMHMTAYAASAEMASALGPFAAYEKNKESMLRVIRNHKRAAYNVPNEEYEGLSIYPMGINPKNCPSDLLKAAREDADKALELGTKHGFRNAQVTVIAPTGTIGLVMDCDTTGIEPDFALVKFKKLAGGGYFKIINQSIPPALKRLGYNQEQINEIVKHAKGAGSLKNCPYINHESLKSKGFTDEALESLEGVLPSVFEIGFAFNRFILGEEFCTKHLGFTKEQLSAWDFDMLSSLGFSKQEISTANDYVCGTMTVEGAPFLKHEHYPVFDCASKCGKKGTRFIKTAAHIKMMASAQPFISGAISKTINLPNQASIDDIKTAYMDSWKLGIKANALYRDGSKLSQPLNTVAVEEYESIMEAKEDSDIVKIAEKIIHRYIAKRRRLPDRRTGYTQKAKINGQSVYIRTGEYENGQLGEIFIDMHREGAAFRSLLNCFAISISLGLQHGVPLEEFVDAFVFTRFEPSGMVLGNDKIKMATSVIDYIFRELAVTYLGRNDLAHVAPEDRGHKSAPEEFESEEVISERLVELNASDLKLPDDIKLPRMKPDATVKIITKPKTDPFTSKIKEAREKGYTGDVCTECGSITMVRNGTCLKCMTCGSTSGCS; this is encoded by the coding sequence ATGATATTTAACAGAGTATTTACCAAACAGGGAGAGGACCCTTTATCTTCTTTTGAGTTTCAGAAAAGAACCTCGGAGATAAAGAACCCCGACGGCTCGATAGTCTTCCGTATGGAGGACGTCATGGTGCCTGCCGGATGGTCTCAGGTGGCAACAGACATCATTGCCCAAAAATATTTCCGCAAGGCGGGGGTACCGAAACTCCTGGTCAAATGTAATGAAAAGGGTGTGCCTCACTGGCTGCAGCCTTCAAAGGCTGATGAGGTGAAACTCAGTCAGCTCCCGGAAAAAGAGAGAGTTACTTCAGAGACCGACGCAAGACAGGTCTTCCAGCGCCTTGCAGGATGCTGGACATACTGGGGATGGAAGGCAGGCTACTTCGATAAGGAAGAAGATGCCAAAACATTCTATGATGAACTGCTCTATATGCTGGCTAACCAGATGGCTGCTCCAAACAGCCCTCAGTGGTTTAATACCGGTATTCACTGGGCTTATGGAATAGAAGGACCTTCACAGGGGCACTTTTATGTGGACTATAAGACCGGCAAGCTTACCGTTTCGCAGGATGCATATACTCACCCGCAGCCTCACGCGTGCTTTATATTGTCCGTAAAGGACGACCTTGTTAATGAAGGCGGCATTATGGACCTCTGGACCAGGGAAGCCCGCCTGTTCAAGTACGGCTCGGGCACGGGAAGCAACTTCTCCAATATACGCGGCGCAAGCGAACCTTTAAGCGGCGGCGGAAAATCTTCGGGACTCATGTCTTTCTTAAGGATAGGCGACCGCTCGGCCGGCGCAATCAAATCAGGCGGCACAACCAGGAGAGCCGCAAAGATGGTTACAATAGATATGGACCATCCGGATATTGAAGAATATATCAACTGGAAAGTTGTTGAAGAACAGAAAGTGGCCTCGCTTGTTGTGGGATCAAGACTCTGCAACATCCACTTAAACAAGATCATGAAGGCCTGCTACGATGAGCATCCTGAAAACGACCGCTTTAACAAGAAGCTTAACCAGAAATTAAAGGCTGCAGTTCTTGAAGCCCGCAGGGCTCTTATTCCGGACAACTATATTGAAAGGGTAATCCAGCTGGCAAAGCTGGGCTTTACTTCAATTGAATTCCCTGAATATGATACCGACTGGAATTCCGAGGCATATGCTACCGTGTCAGGACAGAACTCAAATAACTCCATAAGAGTTACAAACCAGTTTATGCGCGCTGTAATTACAGACGGCAACTGGGATCTTGTCTGGAGAACTGAGAAGAAGAAGGCTCAGGAGGAAAACAGAAAACCCAAGGGGTTCAAATCACTTAAGGCAAGACATCTCTGGGATGAAATAGCCTACGCCGCCTGGGCCTCTGCAGACCCGGGGCTCCAGTTCCACACGACAATTAACGAGTGGCATACATGCCCTGCCGACGGGGAAATAAAGGCATCCAACCCATGCTCTGAATACCTCTTCTTAGACGATACGGCATGCAACCTGGCTTCACTTAACCTCGTGAAGTTCTACGACACTGAAACACAGAAGTTTAACATAGAAGCATACCGCCACGCCTCAAGGCTCTGGACCGTGGTGCTTGAAATAAGCGTTCTTATGGCACAGTTCCCGAGCGCTGAAATTGCAAAGAAGAGCTACGAGTTCAGAACTCTCGGCCTGGGATACGCTAACCTGGGCTCACTGTTAATGCTGCAGGGCATTCCTTACGACAGCGACCAGGCTTTTGCCATCTGCGGCGCTCTTACGGCTATTATGCATATGACGGCCTATGCTGCTTCAGCTGAAATGGCCAGTGCTTTGGGACCATTTGCTGCATATGAGAAAAATAAGGAGAGCATGCTGCGCGTAATCAGAAACCACAAACGCGCAGCCTATAACGTCCCGAATGAAGAATATGAGGGGCTTTCCATCTACCCGATGGGAATTAACCCCAAGAACTGCCCGTCAGACCTTCTGAAAGCAGCCCGCGAGGATGCCGATAAGGCCCTTGAACTGGGTACAAAACACGGCTTCAGAAACGCCCAGGTAACGGTAATTGCTCCTACGGGAACAATAGGCCTTGTAATGGACTGCGACACTACGGGTATTGAGCCCGACTTCGCCCTCGTTAAATTCAAGAAGCTTGCCGGAGGCGGTTACTTTAAGATCATAAACCAGTCAATTCCCCCGGCATTAAAGCGCCTTGGATACAACCAGGAGCAGATAAATGAAATCGTAAAGCACGCAAAAGGCGCCGGAAGCCTGAAGAACTGTCCTTATATTAACCATGAATCCCTTAAGAGCAAGGGCTTTACGGACGAAGCGCTTGAAAGCCTGGAAGGAGTCCTGCCTTCAGTCTTCGAAATCGGTTTTGCATTTAACCGCTTCATTTTAGGCGAGGAGTTCTGTACCAAGCACCTGGGCTTCACAAAAGAACAGCTCAGCGCCTGGGACTTCGATATGCTTTCGTCCTTAGGATTCTCAAAGCAGGAGATTTCAACGGCAAACGACTATGTATGCGGCACAATGACCGTTGAAGGCGCCCCGTTCTTAAAGCACGAGCACTACCCGGTATTCGACTGCGCAAGCAAGTGCGGCAAGAAGGGCACAAGATTTATTAAGACAGCAGCCCACATTAAGATGATGGCCTCTGCCCAGCCTTTTATTTCGGGCGCCATTTCAAAGACAATTAACCTTCCTAACCAGGCCAGCATAGATGACATTAAAACGGCCTATATGGATTCCTGGAAGCTCGGCATTAAGGCTAATGCACTCTACAGGGACGGAAGTAAGCTTTCTCAGCCTCTTAACACTGTTGCAGTTGAGGAATATGAAAGCATCATGGAAGCCAAGGAAGACAGCGATATTGTTAAAATTGCAGAGAAGATCATTCACCGCTATATTGCAAAAAGGCGCCGCCTTCCGGACAGAAGAACGGGCTACACACAGAAAGCCAAGATCAACGGGCAGTCGGTTTACATCAGAACAGGCGAGTACGAAAACGGACAGCTTGGCGAAATCTTTATAGATATGCACCGCGAGGGCGCTGCCTTCAGAAGCCTGCTTAACTGCTTTGCAATATCAATTTCTTTAGGCCTCCAGCACGGCGTGCCTCTGGAAGAGTTTGTAGACGCATTTGTATTTACACGCTTCGAACCGAGCGGCATGGTCTTAGGAAACGATAAGATCAAAATGGCTACCAGCGTTATCGATTATATTTTCAGGGAACTTGCAGTAACTTACCTAGGCCGCAACGACCTGGCTCACGTGGCTCCTGAGGACAGGGGACACAAAAGCGCACCAGAGGAGTTCGAAAGCGAAGAGGTAATAAGCGAAAGACTGGTTGAACTTAATGCCAGCGACCTTAAGCTCCCGGACGACATCAAGCTTCCGCGCATGAAGCCCGATGCAACGGTGAAAATAATTACAAAGCCCAAGACCGATCCTTTTACAAGCAAGATCAAAGAGGCCAGGGAAAAAGGCTATACTGGTGACGTCTGCACCGAATGCGGCAGCATTACAATGGTCCGCAACGGTACATGCCTTAAATGCATGACCTGCGGAAGCACCTCTGGCTGCAGCTGA